A region of Tachyglossus aculeatus isolate mTacAcu1 unplaced genomic scaffold, mTacAcu1.pri scaffold_67_arrow_ctg3, whole genome shotgun sequence DNA encodes the following proteins:
- the LOC119923946 gene encoding olfactory receptor 1361-like, producing the protein MLRGNQTSVSEFLLLGLSDWAEQQQLLFVLFLSMYLLGILGSLFVVLAIGSDPHLHTPMYFFLINLSLVDVCFLSTTVPKVLANVQTHSKSISYSGCLTQMYFFILFISLDNFLLTGMAYDRYVAICHPLHYTTIMSPRLCAQTIVVSWSIGSLDALLHILMYHRTVSPGNQTSVSEFLLLGLSDRAEQQQLLSVLFLWMYLLGVLGSLFIILAIGSDPHLHTPMYFFLSNLSLVDVCLLSTTVPKVLANVQTHSKSISYTGCLAQMYFFILFISLDNFLLTGMAYDRYVAICHPLHYTTIMSPRLCAQMIVVSWLSVVSLFYGTGFGVYFSPRSTQASRQGSIASVMYMVVTPMLNPFIYSLRNKDMKRALRNCIGRVYS; encoded by the exons ATGCTgaggggaaaccaaaccagcgtctcggaattcctcctcctgggactctcTGATtgggcagagcagcagcagctcctttTCGTGCTGTTCCTCTCGATGTACCTGCTCGGGATCCTGGGAAGCCTGTTTGTTGTCCTGGCCATCGGCtctgacccgcacctgcacacccccatgtatttcttcctcatcaACCTCTCCCTGGTCGACGTCTGCTTCctgtccaccacggtccccaagGTGCTGGCCAATGTCCAGACCCACAGCAAATCCATTTCCTACTCTGGCTGCCTGACACAAATGTATTTTTTCATCCTGTTTATAAGTCTGGACAATTTTCTCCTCACAGGGATGGCTTATGACCGTTACGTGGCCATATGCCACCCTCtgcactacaccaccatcatgagcccACGACTCTGTGCCCAGACGATTGTGGTGTCCTGGAGCATCGGCAGTCTTGATGCCCTCTTACATATCTTAATG TAccacaggactgtgagccc gggaaaccaaaccagcgtctcggaattcctcctcctgggactctcCGACcgggcagagcagcagcagctcctctcCGTGCTcttcctctggatgtacctgcttggggtccTGGGAAGCCTGTTCATCATCCTGGCCATCGGCTCTGAcccacacctgcacacccccatgtacttcttcctctccaaCCTCTCCCTGGTCGATGTCTGCTTActgtccaccacggtccccaagGTGCTGGCCAATGTTCAGACCCACAGCAAATCCATTTCCTACACTGGCTGCCTGGCACAAATGTATTTTTTCATCCTGTTTATAAGTCTGGACAATTTTCTCCTCACAGGAATGGCTTACGACCGTTACGTGGCCATATGCCAccctctccactacaccaccatcatgagcccACGACTCTGTGCCCAGATGATTGTCGTGTCCTGG ctgtcCGTGGTCTCCTTGTTCTATGGCACTGGTTTTGGGGTCTACTTCAGCCCCAGATCTACCCAAGCATCCCGGCAGGGCTCGATAGCATCTGTGATGTACATggtggtcacccccatgctgaatcccttcatctacagcctgaggaacaaggacatgaaacgGGCCCTGAGGAAT TGCATCGGTAGAGTTTATTCCTGA